One region of Primulina tabacum isolate GXHZ01 chromosome 17, ASM2559414v2, whole genome shotgun sequence genomic DNA includes:
- the LOC142531150 gene encoding vacuolar lysine transporter YPQ1-like isoform X2, with product MKYLLRNTVSGYCVEEQKPCIYWVERFLNDCLCNVKDEFSFSFGLMSLVFWGVAEIPQIITNFRSKSGHGVSLMFLLTWVAGDIFNLVGCLLEPATLPTQLYTAALYTISTVILVLQSIYYDHFKKWKKRSVKKSNQEVEDLKKPLKPTRQSDSAIPIPGKSRASAPREVYYYMSARSMASSTTPPVRSHLRPVRSGPSAVGLEHDSSSDDENAQITPQKYSSKPKGIPRSAGYGAFLATSISLTPETNALMQVCVGLTGRKLLQEGGSETVLGQSLGWMMAAIYMGGRLPQIWLNIKRGSVEGLNPFMFVFALAANATYVARSTAWHKIKANLPWLLDAVVCVLLDLFIILQYVYYRYFGRAEHEDCNEADKK from the exons ATGAAGTATCTGCTGCGAAATACGGTGTCAGGTTATTGCGTAGAAGAGCAAAAGCCATGCATTTATTGGGTGGAAAGATTCCTCAACGATTGCCTATGCAACGTAAAAGACGAATTCTCGTTCAGTTTTGGGCTAATGAGCCTTGTGTTTTGGGGAGTTGCAGAAATCCCACAAATCATCACTAATTTTCGCTCCAAATCCGGCCATGGAGTTTCTCTTATGTTTCTTCTCACTTGGGTTGCTGG CGACATATTCAACTTAGTGGGTTGCCTTCTTGAACCAGCAACG TTGCCAACCCAGTTATACACAGCAGCG CTTTATACAATAAGCACAGTAATCTTAGTGCTGCAAAGCATATACTATGATCACTTCAAGAAATGGAAGAAAAGATCCGTAAAGAAATCAAACCAAGAG GTTGAAGACTTGAAAAAGCCTTTGAAACCAACTAGACAATCAGATTCCGCCATCCCAATACCTGGCAAAAGCCGAGCTTCTGCCCCAAGAGAAGTCTATTACTATAT GTCAGCGAGATCAATGGCCAGTAGCACAACTCCGCCCGTCCGATCTCATCTCCGCCCGGTGAGGAGTGGTCCTTCTGCTGTGGGGCTTGAGCACGACTCGTCTTCAGATGACGAGAATGCTCAAATTACACCCCAGAAATATTCCAGCAAACCCAAGGGAATCCCGAGATCT GCTGGATACGGGGCATTTTTAGCTACATCGATCAGCCTGACACCGGAAACCAATGCTTTGATGCAAGTTTGTGTCGGATTAACCGGGAGGAAATTGTTGCAG GAAGGTGGATCAGAAACCGTGTTAGGGCAGTCATTGGGATGGATGATGGCTGCCATTTACATGGGTGGTAGACTGCCTCAAATATGGCTAAAT ATTAAAAGGGGAAGTGTTGAG GGCTTGAATCCTTTCATGTTTGTCTTTGCACTTGCTGCTAACGCTACTTACGTCGCCAG GTCAACAGCTTGGCATAAAATCAAGGCAAACTTGCCATGGTTGCTAGATGCTGTCGTATGCGTACTGCTGGACTTATTT ATAATATTACAGTATGTGTATTACAGGTACTTTGGCAGAGCAGAACATGAAGATTGCAATGAAGCAGACAAGAAATAG
- the LOC142531150 gene encoding vacuolar lysine transporter YPQ1-like isoform X1: MKYLLRNTVSGYCVEEQKPCIYWVERFLNDCLCNVKDEFSFSFGLMSLVFWGVAEIPQIITNFRSKSGHGVSLMFLLTWVAGDIFNLVGCLLEPATLPTQLYTAALYTISTVILVLQSIYYDHFKKWKKRSVKKSNQEVEDLKKPLKPTRQSDSAIPIPGKSRASAPREVYYYMSARSMASSTTPPVRSHLRPVRSGPSAVGLEHDSSSDDENAQITPQKYSSKPKGIPRSAGYGAFLATSISLTPETNALMQVCVGLTGRKLLQEGGSETVLGQSLGWMMAAIYMGGRLPQIWLNIKRGSVEGLNPFMFVFALAANATYVASILVRSTAWHKIKANLPWLLDAVVCVLLDLFIILQYVYYRYFGRAEHEDCNEADKK; this comes from the exons ATGAAGTATCTGCTGCGAAATACGGTGTCAGGTTATTGCGTAGAAGAGCAAAAGCCATGCATTTATTGGGTGGAAAGATTCCTCAACGATTGCCTATGCAACGTAAAAGACGAATTCTCGTTCAGTTTTGGGCTAATGAGCCTTGTGTTTTGGGGAGTTGCAGAAATCCCACAAATCATCACTAATTTTCGCTCCAAATCCGGCCATGGAGTTTCTCTTATGTTTCTTCTCACTTGGGTTGCTGG CGACATATTCAACTTAGTGGGTTGCCTTCTTGAACCAGCAACG TTGCCAACCCAGTTATACACAGCAGCG CTTTATACAATAAGCACAGTAATCTTAGTGCTGCAAAGCATATACTATGATCACTTCAAGAAATGGAAGAAAAGATCCGTAAAGAAATCAAACCAAGAG GTTGAAGACTTGAAAAAGCCTTTGAAACCAACTAGACAATCAGATTCCGCCATCCCAATACCTGGCAAAAGCCGAGCTTCTGCCCCAAGAGAAGTCTATTACTATAT GTCAGCGAGATCAATGGCCAGTAGCACAACTCCGCCCGTCCGATCTCATCTCCGCCCGGTGAGGAGTGGTCCTTCTGCTGTGGGGCTTGAGCACGACTCGTCTTCAGATGACGAGAATGCTCAAATTACACCCCAGAAATATTCCAGCAAACCCAAGGGAATCCCGAGATCT GCTGGATACGGGGCATTTTTAGCTACATCGATCAGCCTGACACCGGAAACCAATGCTTTGATGCAAGTTTGTGTCGGATTAACCGGGAGGAAATTGTTGCAG GAAGGTGGATCAGAAACCGTGTTAGGGCAGTCATTGGGATGGATGATGGCTGCCATTTACATGGGTGGTAGACTGCCTCAAATATGGCTAAAT ATTAAAAGGGGAAGTGTTGAG GGCTTGAATCCTTTCATGTTTGTCTTTGCACTTGCTGCTAACGCTACTTACGTCGCCAG CATTCTTGTTAGGTCAACAGCTTGGCATAAAATCAAGGCAAACTTGCCATGGTTGCTAGATGCTGTCGTATGCGTACTGCTGGACTTATTT ATAATATTACAGTATGTGTATTACAGGTACTTTGGCAGAGCAGAACATGAAGATTGCAATGAAGCAGACAAGAAATAG